The Aethina tumida isolate Nest 87 chromosome 5, icAetTumi1.1, whole genome shotgun sequence genomic sequence CGAtatatttatagctttaaacaatatagaaattaagaatatttgcGGAAATTAGATTATCGTAAGAGGTCCaatattaacacaatttttagatcaattaattttgttgcgtaaatgttattttgtccttattttattttcgtatAGGGCACTTTAGTTGAACAAAccaaattctttattattgtcaattattgaaaacaatgGTTAAACACCTGATCTTGTCTAAAGTGCATCTATATGATCCGTTGtacaagatttttttatagtataataagattttaaattcatgtaaaaaattgcttaacagaatattttatggttttaatttttcatgctAATAATTGAGATTAAAACGAAAAGAAATGCTGACAATATAGCTATGTTAATCCCTCCCATAGTTGATAGGCACAATTCGTATATTCTGGACCAACTTAGGCCTATTATCTATATGTTCAACATATCAACGTTATCAATCACAGAAGATTCTCAACCAAGAAAGAACCAAAAAATTATCCATATTGGCATGATTAAAATGGTGAAATTAAACTTCttggattaattcattttggTGGTGAGCATGATCATATattgtatgtaaaaatattccatgataataatatatacttatataaatatacactaGATAGTCAAACTTAAGAagctttaaaaacaattataatcaattcaatattatttctactatttgaaagcttttacatcagtcaattataataaaaacaaacttttcaTTCTATTCAAATCTCACtatcaattttattccaaGTTCAAAATTATCCAAACGGTTTCCGTaaccaaaaattgttttatagcaatttctatgttttaattaaatgtaactgTGATTAAAAATAAGGCCTTCTTaccttgtaattatttttggtaTTGATCGACTGTAGTGtctactaaaactttatttatccctatttattataaaagatcTTATACATActtgtattattttgtaaataaattgtcacTCATTTATTTGTGTAATGCAATAAACTCTAATATatgatttaatagttttattttacaattttgattatctattataaaataataaataaaatcaaagtaTTTTTAGTCTGAATACAGAAAACCAGTATAGATTAGAAAACATACAGTGGTTTTAagcaagtttttaaaatatttgctgtTATCGATTAAAATGATCAATATGTATCGTTCTAAACAGTTATCTACCTAATTTCTGGGACGATTACGCAGCTTGCTCACAGATGTCTCACTGgcacgaaatttaaaaataatattgatctaAATTCGTCTGTGTATTAAACATCGAACCCAAATATTCGTCGCTTGGTAAACGATgagaatattaacaaaattcatattaataacaGTTTTGTCGTCATGTTTGTGTTTAAACGAAGAACACGTTCTGCAAACGGAGATATTTCAAATCACAATCAACCCTTCCATGTTCAACTGGACGTACGAGGGATCTGCAGATCAGTATAAATATGATGTCACTCTTGCCGATGCCCCAGATTTGCCGTCTTGGTTAAGATTTGTTTATAGTCAAAGACACCGTACTGGATTTGTTTATGGGGTGGCTCCAGTTGGTAAAACTAACATTACTTTAGATGTTATAGCACTGAACAGAAGGACGTACGAAACTAAAATAGAGcagatcaaaattaatattgctgacaaattaaatCCTGCTCTATTTGAAGTgcatttgaaaattgataatgtTAATGTCGTTGATATGTTTGATCCTGAAAGGATGGAGGCATTGAAAGATATTTTCAGGAAGATTTTATGGAAGGACAGTGGCAGTGACTTGTATGTTACTTACATGAATTCAGCTTTAGATATTGGTGCTAGAAAACCTCCAAACCCCACAGAGGAAGAAGGGTACGATTCTATTGTTGTTACTTTTTCTGGAggttgatatatttatttatttttagagttGTTATTAAGTTGGGAAGTCAAGAGCCATTCTCTACCgaattattagaacttcaaGAGGAAATCAGACCCTTATGGAAAGTACCAGTGTGTCCAAGGGACTTCAAGAGAACATCTGTAGAACGACATTTTAGATCTGCAGGTTTTGCTTTGGACTGGTGCATGTTCAGACTTGTAAGTCCcaacaaataacatttttggtGACACATGACTGACACTTCTTTTCTTAAAGATTGGGGATAATAACTCAGCAATTGGCgtcaatgaaaaattattgtatcaaGAACCAAATGATGTAGAAATTGATACAATTTCCAGATATGAAATACCAACAagagattattttaatgaatatttagtttcaaCCTTGGTTCCCATTAGTATTAATGTTGTGTTGGTTTGTTTGGTGTCCTTCATTATTTGTGCTAAACATGAAGCACTGTAagtattaataagaaatgtatttcatatttatttatataagttatacatgaatattaaaattacagagAAGATGAAGCTAGTGAagaattctttaataatttatttcacatttgtaCAGATATTTATGATGATTGTACAAGGTAACaatgttaaaatgaaaaaaaaataattgtttatatatccTAACATTGTTTTCAATACTTATTGGTTTGCTACTAATTATAAACTAGCTTTTGAAACCATTAACTTCGGTCTAATATTTTGGTCGATACGCCGATGTTACAAAAACATTATGTGAAAATTTTTTTAGGGATAATGAACATGAAGAGTCAAGAGAAAGGGAAGAACCAGGACAATTTGAGTACATGAATTCTGAGCCCCTTTACGCAATAAATCGAGATATGAGCCTTTCTCCAGAACCGGCTTTATTCAGTTTAACCAACAGTCCGACTTCCACATTGAACCATCATGGAGTCCACTGCCGGCCAAGTCCTCCCCCATATGTCAGGCCAAAATTCAAGCCGGAATTGTGACAAGAAGACAAACAATCCGAGGGGGAGAATAAAACTTGGTTCTGTTAAAAAACTGATGGATGATTGAAAAGATGAAGAAATTCCCTGAGAAACtaacaataatacaatttataggCTTTGTATGTGAATAAGTTTATTCTTAGTATGACTGTAGAATAGACGAAACTATTACTACATATCCATTTAGACAATACTCTAACTTTTGTATGTTATATTtgctattatataaattagaagaTATAGCCTACCTGTTTTAATAAGCTCACGCACTTGTATAATTATGATAGACTTAGATAAAATGAGTCAATAAACagttcaacattttatttatttacaaaaaaataaatcacaaaacattaactactaataaaatataaaatactgtcTATAGAGAGAACATCATATTGTAAATAAGTACTCTGGAAATAATTGCTCCTAAATGGGGTTTAAATGGTACTAATCACTGCTTGCTAACAGGATCGCAAAACACGTCCGTCAAGTTTTCCTCAGACTCCATCGCATTCTGCCTAGACAAGGGGCTGGAACTACTGTGACTGTGAACGCTGTAATTGCTCTGGAAATGGTCTAGACCGGACACCGACGAATTAGTACAATCAGACATGGTTCTGGGTCGCATGTGGAACTCAGGCGAAAACGACGGATTCGTTATGGATCTGTCGTTCGGGTCGTCGTAGATGGACGGGCTCATGTCCGTAGTCTCTGTCAAATTCATCTCGCTCCTTGTCTGGATCTTGGTGGGTTGGTCTGGGGAAAGACTTTTATGTGACACCGGGGACGCTACTAAGCTATTTGATTCAGACGTTTTGACTTCGGTGCTCTGGCCGGATTTGGAGGGCGTGGACACCTCCGAAACGAGAGGAGTACTCTCGTTGTCGCTCGCGTTTTCGTTCAACTCCGGACTGGAATGCAACAGTTTCTCCTTCAGTCTGTGCAACCTTTCGAAACTGCTCTCCTTTTTCTCCTTCTTTTGCTGACTGTTATCGATTGACTTCGACCTGTTTCTGATCGACGGTTTGTGTCTTTGCTCGTGTTTGATTAAGTACAACGAACTGGGACGTGGCTTGGTTTGGGAACCAGTCGTTTTGTATTGCTGTGGCTTTTCGTCCATGTTTTCGTATAAAACGGTGGAGTTGTTCGACGATATACTAACCCTTGGGGTGTTATCTGTGTACCCTGTTTTAATAACGACGTGCCTGCCCCTTTTGTTAAAGTCTTCAATTCTTATACTTGATAATCTTCTTTCTGCAACTGCgggaaatttaataagtatggggttgaaataaataaggcaaatcattattaaaattgttatttacatgTACATTAATTTTGACTGACCAAATTCATATGCATCAAATTGTGTAAAGACTTACCTTCcgaattttgttgtaaatttggaaattcTAATCAACTAGTCTATGTAATTGTATGTAAACGAAGCATAAGTGTTATTACTGGCTGAAATCGGAAAACAAGAGAGTGGTTATCTGTTCAAGCAAGGTTAACGTATTAGACAAGTGACAGAGAACATTAAAGGTAAGTAAGACGCACACACAAATTGAGGCATCAGCTTTGTACACATttgaaagataaataaataaatgaaatgtgcTAAAGAAAAACCAGGACCATCCCTATATGCATATGTACATTTTACCTGGTTATTCCTTTGGCACGTGACGTAACACTGATACTTACCGGGCGACGGTGGCTGCGAGCTGCAGCTACTGTGATCGCTGGCCGTAGGCGAGTGTCGGTGCCCGCCGATCGAAATACTGACTGGATGCCAGTGCATGTGACCTACGGGCGAGGATTGCAACAATACAAAATCAGTGTCACCTACCAGGCCGCTGGAGCTGTTCGTCCTCGATCTCGTGCCACGCGACCAATCTAAACAGAATCATCAACCGAATTGTCAGGTTTTTAGTACTACTGTGCGAAAGAAACACCCATTTGAACAATCAGAATCACCATTATCATCTGTATATTTATGAGTTCTTTTTCTTAGTTAATTTACATCAGTTctgattattcaaatatattgaaaaatggaaTGAAGGAAACTTGTGCAAggtgttatttcaatttaggcaaatatcacattttttatattatatacataataaatacatttcttttataatacgattttcaaagtaaattatatacaagattaacaatattatatatacaaataaaacatgcaAGTGCACAAATAAAACATGCAGCAAATTTACACAGCTATTGAATTCACTTTTACAACACAACAAATACATCCACAGACGATCACAGTTTGTTGTAAATAATACACATGCAGTTTCATAgacgtatttattttatttgatcacAATCACAATATCACTAGTAAAACTAAAGGTGtaactacaataaattaaaatatttgttctaaATTGGGCTAcaactacaaaaaaataattattgcataaataaaactataggATGATTAAGTCACTTAATAATGTGTCCTAATCATGCGTGAATCGAGTGAATTCAATAACTGGttcgtgtaaaaataaataaaaggtatGTGATGATGAAAACAATTATGTGATGCAACAGAATAACTAATCAGTCCGTCCTACTggtgaatgaaatttataaaaaagttgcttATATTGCACAATTCACAACTGCTACGTTGTACATTGAATAACGTGCATGCAAGATCCAAACAGCCTTTACCAAAATCAAGAAGTGTGAAAGATAGTACAACTGCTACTTATTGCTTGTTCGTCGCCTAACTACGACTTAATACTGatcaaaatcaacaaaaattttaactaagtAGGGAATGTTCAAATAATGGAATCGGCTCCGTCAAACGCCACCTTAACTACAACATTATCGTCGTAGCTGACTTTTTTTAGCGGACGTTCAGAACCGATCGAGTGCCGAGATTCACCTTGGTTGTTGGCCTGGTCCGGACTCGGTGGGATCACCGATGTCTGAGGCACATCGCCTTCTATTACGATTTTAGTCTCTTCGGTTTCCTCCAGTACATCCTCACATGCCTCCTCGTTCAAGGTTTGCAAGGCTCCGCAGATCATTTGCTCTTCTAAGGTCACCTAAAAGACAACCACTTAAAATGTGTCTAAATTTAATCAGAGGAATGATCATGCAACAAAGAGTGCATATAAAACTACTGACTggccataaaatataaatacacagTTTACATCCATGCATCCTACTCACTTGATACTGTTAGTTGTTTGAAACAaacgaaaattttaaacctATAGTATTCACTctaatagattatttaaaaagtattgtaTATTCTTTGAATATCTACCTGTTTCTCTATCACACTCTGCTTTCTTTCTTTGGGAGGTCCGTCCACCTGCATCTTTGAGTCCTTCTCGCCAGGCACCTGAAGTTTGGTAACGCTCGCCTTCCTTTCATGTTTATTCGAGGATGCGGGCTTCACAACTTCGTCCTCACGCATCAGACTGGTCACCTCGTACTCTCTCAGACTTATCAACAGCACCTTGAACATTTCCCAGTCCCCGAACGACATATTCAACAGCCGTTTGAGCTCCTCCAAATCGCAGTGGAGTAGCACCTTTCCATTGACGTTATGTTTCTTTATCACCGAAATGTATTGCTCCAATGAATTATTGTCTAGATCTTGTATTTTCTGCATCAGTTTGCACACTCCGTCTATATTCAAAGTGGACAACTTGTGTTCGAGAATTTCCGGCTCCAGAGCCGTAACAGGTGCCAAAGATGGCAGAGGTGTGGTCTGGAAGTGGTGCAACGTGGTTGGATCCTGCCAATGCGGCGTAAACGACATCATACTCGGGTGCGGATACATCATGGAACCGGAATGAGGTGCCATCTTGGCTACTGAATGTGGTTTCGCACGTCTATTCACCATACTGTTCTTAGGAGTGTTCCAGTCTATATGTGTCTGTTGTTGGCCAGGCCAAGATGTAAATGAATTGTTTGGATGCAATACGTTAAGTGATGCGGCCTGTCCAAACGAAATGCCTTCATCCTCCAACGTCTGTGTCTCCTCTTtgattagtttctttaaataggGGTCCAGGTTGATGGTGAAGGGCAAGAATATCTTCAAATCGCTCACTAAAAGACTAGACCGGTGGAAGGTTAAGAAGATGTCGAACTTTTTCTCATCTCTGTCCAAATCCATCAACGGTTCCGTGTTTTTGATGCAGGGAATGTGTGGGCGGATCTTGTCGTAGATTGACTTTAAAGAAGTACTATCTTCGAGACTTTCTTCGTATAAATCATAATGGTATATTATCCATGAGGTGCGGAATGGCCACTGTTCCGTTATGTTGATCCACGAGGCCAAACGATACCAGTTAAAATCTATTTGGAATGCTTTAAGTAACCGACCTAAACAACAaagatacataattaaaacctagaaataagtaatttttaaataaaacgtacCTGTAACATAAACTACGTTCATCAGTCTTCTCATTGACCTGGGATTGACGTCACTGAAATAGTCGTCAGTAAGTAACATCTTAGTAAGATCCTGAGCTCCTCCAATCTTGTTCAAATTCGAGCCAATTGAGCTGGCTATCGATTCGGATAGCTTAAGTTTACGCGAGCCTTTTCTGCCTGGCAACTTCAGATTCTCACGACTAGACATCAGCATGTTCTCGTTTGAAAGTCTTCGGCAAGAGGCCTAAAAaccaaatgataaaaataaagtttcacACCAACTTACAAAAAAACTTACAGATCTGGCAAGGAAAGAATTCAAGTTATCCTCGTTTTCGTTCCACGTGGAGGCAACATTTTTCCTGTGGGACAGTGCTGTTTGTTGGGCGACTTTCACCTTCCTAAGACCGGAGTTTTGCAAGTAAAACGGCAGGTGCACCATATTGTTGAGGTAGTTGTGGCCGCCGATGTTGTTTTCGCTGAACAACCGTTTTGAGTTGATCTCAACAGCCTACACAAACCAGAGGTTAgtgaaattgttataataacttccAGTCAACACAGAAGAAGAAAACACCTCGaacgtttaaaattgttaacacATACTATCATACTAAACTGACTTCGATTAAAGGCGGACAATAAAACAACgtatatttatagtttgtaGAAACAAGAAGGTATTAAAGATAACACAACATTCTAACTGCGTTCAACAACACATAAACTGACCTTCTCCCAAGCAACCTGTTCCGATTGTGAACAAAAAGCAAGTGGTTAATGTAGGCAAGCTTAAATAAACGAGGGGGACAGTGTGTTTGGTAACAATACTTAAaatctctaaaaataaaaacacatcACAGACTGTAATCGAAATAATAGTGTAGGTGTGCCACTAGTTCcgaaatgtgtttttattcattcagCAACTACGAATCTATGTGGATTTGGTGTATGGTACCAAATATAGTCACGAGAGCATTTACCTTTGCGATTACGTGCGGATCGATAgccaaaattacaataaaggGTGTGTTGGCATCGGAGAATAACATGTGAACGGTGTCGAGTATCAACAAAACCTTTTCCTGCTCACAACTGTCCAAGCCATCAACTACGATCACCATGCGAGTTTGCTGCTGGCTTAATCTGTCCAAGCAACGCACCATGTCCTTCATTAACGTTAccttaaatcattaataattagtcTTGGTTATTTTCAGTAGTTTTATTCGAGTACTTCTTGGCGCAAGGTTTGCAGGAAGCCCTCAGAGTTGAGTGTCTCCAACCTAGAAATGGACTTCTGGAGATGACGACGCTGCGAAAAGAACACGGTCCTTAGCAGTTTGCTCCACGTGTACAGATTAGCAACCGCCGTTACGCCCAACAACAGGGCTGTACAAATGAGGATGATCTGAAGGACGAAGTCGTCCATTTCGCTGAAAACACACAGGGTAtaattctttgacaactcacaTCATCGTTCACTTACGAGCTACTGTTAACGTTGACCAAGTACATAGTCAAGGCACAGACTCCCAACGTCAGCGATAAGAAAGCGATTTCGAAAATAAGAACGTAAGGCAGGCAGCACAACTTTCTCCACGTCCACGTGGAGGAAGACTTCTCCGGCTTCGGTTTGAATGCACGGTATAAACGAGTGGCAACTGAGCCATATTCATTTTCAATTGCGTCGTATAGGGAGCCTATCATTTGGACTATCGAGTTTTTGCCGTCGGCTGTGCTGCTGACCCTTGTTTGATCCGTGAAAAAGAatctacaaataaatgtttaatgttggaacttagttaatttattttctcccAATACCTTATTGGATGAGCTGATACACCGTCGTTATTAGATATACCTGGGGGATGGCAGAATAATATTTGCAgtaccaattttaaattgttcagtTTTCTGGTCAACTTTACGTTGAAGTTATACGGCCAATCCCAATCATACTTTTTACTAGCAAACCACGTTAACGCCAAAAACATGTAACAAAGAATTAAAACGGCTAGTCCTACAACCAAACCCACAATCCACGACTGCAAAGACAGTCCAAAAATCATTCCTAAGGTAATGGTAATATGAATAAGTACAAGGAACAACAGACTCGTGAACTGGAAGACCGGATCCACCCATTCTCTGGCAAAATTCTTCATCTCCTCCCTAAGCTTGCTTAACAGAAACGATTTTCCACTGCCCCATTTGGCATATAACCCCACAGTAATGGGCATTGATAAGGATGGCTCACTTAATATGTCAGCCAACGCACTACTGTACAAATCATACCCCAACATGTTCTCATTATCTTCGTTAGTGTTAAGTCTTCGAGCGCCAAAAATCTGTCCCAAAATCGTCTTGGGATGGTTAACATCGATATTATAAGGGGTCTCCCCATTTCTGTTTGGTCTGTACAACAATTGACTGTGCTTCGGGTTGCGTAACAAAATTTCAACTATAGCTTTGGAACGGGCACGCATAGCTATATGAAGCGCAGTGTCGCCTTTTTTGTCGGCGGCTGATACTTTAGCCTTTTTGTCCAGCAGCATTTGTACCAATTCGGCGTTGCGAGAACGTACAGCTTTAAGTAAAGGTGTATCGCCATCTTTCGTAGCCAACTCCAGGTCTGGATTGCTGCTCAGTAACATCTTGGCGATGTTAACGTTGCCTTTCTCAACCGCAATGTACATAGCGGTTTTCTTATCTTTACCCATTACGTCGACGTCTGCGTACTTCTTCAACAGCGCCTCCACCACCGCCCTGTGACCACCCTTCACTGCGTGTATCAAATTCGTGTCCCCCGCTCTGTCTTGAATGTTAATATAAGCCCCAGTCGCCATAAGTGCTGTGGCTATCTCATAGTACCCTTCCTTACAAGCGATTGTAAGAGGGCTGCAGCCGTCTTTGTCCAGTGCGTTGACGTTAGGCTTGTGCTCCAGTAACAAATTAACCACGTCCACGTGGTTACCCTGTGTGGCCACCAGCAAAGCGGTCCACGAATACATGCCGGCAGTATCCACATTAGCACCgtgtttcaaaagtgtttcGACAATATCGGTGTAACCCTTACGGCACGCCCACACCAAGGCGGTGGTGCCGTACTTATCGCCTACGTTTACTTTAGCACCGTGCGCCAGCAGCGCCTCGGTAATTTGGTGGTGGCCGCGACCGGCCGCCCACAGCAAGGACGAAATGTGGTAATTGCCGTGGGCGTTCACGTCCGCCCCCGCCTGCAACAACGCCAGGGCGACTTCGGTGCGTCCCTTGTACGTCGCCCACATCAAAGACGTCCAACCGCCCTGCAAAACAACGAGTGAAACAACAGTGCGAACGTACTAGGAAGTCGTTTACCATGTCTCTGTGATCTACGGCGGCGCTAGCCTCGAGCAACTGCCGGACGACGTCGGCGTGGCCCTCCTTGGACGCGCACAGCAGCGCCGTCCAACCGTCGTTGTCCTCCACGTTAGGATCTGCCCCGTTCGCCAGCAGCTTGCTGACGAAGTTGGAGCGGCCCTTGGTGGCCGCCACCATGAGTGCTGTCGCTCCGTTCTGAAAAAGGTCATAATCGTTCACGTCACGGGGCTTAAAATTCCACTTTTTGGCAATGACCCACAATACGTTTAGTTCGTTGGACatttttaagcaattaaaaCACGCTTTGGTGGTGTCAAGTATTTAAGTAACTTTCGAATTAATGTAACGAGTTACTCACCTCATCTTTATCGTCGATCTGCACTTGTTTGTTTTCCAGGAACGACTCCAAACCCTGTATGTTGTCATCGTTGATAAACCCTATCAGATTCCGGTAACATAAGGACACCATGGACTCTGTCCTGTGTAATGTCTAgaaagaatattgaaattaatttagtttttacaacaatttcttGGTTGGTTAGGGACACAATCTTTTCAAATACTACAGTTATtgcattaaatatatcaaaactaTTGGTTATTTAAGTATACAAATATGTgaatatgtaataaacaattgtcaaattaaaaatgttgaagacATAAGTAAATGTAACAACGCAAAggggaaattttataaaatgatttaagaaattaattaatagattgtGAGGGTTTTTGCCTTAACTTTAAACAcgatattacatatatatgtcTTCCATTAAAAACACAACGATATATTAGTATGTAAGAAGCATTAAACATTTCTTATTTAGCGTCAGAGCTGTTACATtagcaaaaaaaaatcgattgcATTCAAATTTGTAGTGTACACCAACTTGTCAAGTATTTGATTTTAGAAGTGTTTCGGCCTAGACCCAGAATATAAAcagaatttcttaattaaatctgggtaatttattacaaattaatctgTCACACTCCGttatcatatataaataaatcttaggaaaaaattctgaaaattcgTCCAGATTTGtacgatatattttttttatattgtcattAGAACACACTTCAAAGTTATCTATAAATACAGACGTCGTGATACATCAACACCTATACTAAAACCAAAGGACCAAATCGCCGGTGATGTACACTACAAAAAGAAACGGccaccaaaataaaaaaataataatgataaaacacAAAACGCGCCCCCGGCAACTAACGTTGTGCGAGTGCCTGCGCAGTCCGAGGCCGAAGGTGAACTTCCTGGCTTGTTCGCCGTCGGGCGACGTCAACGTGAACGTCGGCAGATGTAGATGGGTGAGTGAGCCCCGCCAATTGGTGCCGGCATCGGGAATGTGCAGATTGAGGAAGGAGGCACGTCGGCGTGGTGTCGCCTCCTGCGGCACCGCTATGCTGTGACGGGACGTTCGCACGCCCTCGCCGCCTCCGCCCTCCGGCGGCTCCATCACCGGATCGGGGGGCGGCGCCGCGCTGACGGTTATAACGGGGTTCGTTAGTCTTTTGGGCGACATATTGGTTGGTACCGTTGTTAATTCATGAACGGGAGAAGACGTGTGCGTCtccgaaattaaattttaatttaacaaagcaATTGCAAAATATGCGATTTacttatcaaattatattcagTACATATCAAAGTCATagatcttttttattattttcccgACACTTcatcaaaacaatttaatcagCACTCCAGATAAACAAATCACCGATAAGTAGCAAAGTGCGGAAGcttgtgaatttttaaatcgcCAGATAATGACGAATTACGTAGGAGGATTAAAGGGCTTAAGGTAAATAGTttgtacacaattttttatctcaCGCGACCACAAAAACTAGTAAACAAACCGCACAACACTGAAAATATTGTGCACGCAATATGGAACTGCAACTAATATAAGCGGCAGCAGCATCCTGTTTCGTTCATtctgtttgattttaatattcgttATTATCGGCCGCTAATTACATACGAATCAATCATAAACATGAAAACGAACGATGATTTAGTTGTAATTATGGTTGGTGATGCCGTAAATAGAGTCaaggatataaaattttcatctggCAAAACTTTATGGGTTTCTTAACGAGTTCTTGCCagtaacaaaatgtataatttcatGAGTATTAGTGCAgagtaataataaatgcaagattaaaattttcccattgcttgtttaatatttcttattaacatgatcagaaataaaagtttcacagaaataaattaaaaagattttttatgtatctATCTTTGTTAGAATAAATCagatatctaaaattaaatattatattgaaaataaagaattaattaaataaggtcAAATAAGTGTTTTTACatcatttatgatttttaatatctgtGTGAAAGTAATAATAGAGAATATATCTCATTTATTGACCATTAAAAGATATACACATCTAAatctattttgttattattgatGAAATTACGCTTTGATCTTCCAACTTTAATTGGcactaaataacaatattaaaatgtatatttaagcATAAAAGGTTGTATGagtattaaaatgatatttcatttatagagAAAAGAACAAAGTATTTTGACATTTCcagaaattttacaataaattttttaataaaataaaacatttaatttgaattaaaaatttaattttaaattaataaaaataataaaatattaaatttaaactatacaaattgaaatatttatttaaattaaaaaaacaaaatgaactacataaatatatttaatttaaattaaaaaaaattaaatattttttatttatattaaaaaaacatatttaatttaaaattaaaaaaataataaaatctttaatttaaataaaaaaaaagtaaaatatagttcgttaaaagttttgttacaattcaattgatCTTCTCTTTATATTcgcaacttaataaatttaaaaataaataatttagcttaagagatatttaatttaaaatttaaaaatattaaaatatttaatttaaattaaaaaat encodes the following:
- the LOC109601401 gene encoding kinase D-interacting substrate of 220 kDa B isoform X6 — encoded protein: MVSLCYRNLIGFINDDNIQGLESFLENKQVQIDDKDENGATALMVAATKGRSNFVSKLLANGADPNVEDNDGWTALLCASKEGHADVVRQLLEASAAVDHRDMGGWTSLMWATYKGRTEVALALLQAGADVNAHGNYHISSLLWAAGRGHHQITEALLAHGAKVNVGDKYGTTALVWACRKGYTDIVETLLKHGANVDTAGMYSWTALLVATQGNHVDVVNLLLEHKPNVNALDKDGCSPLTIACKEGYYEIATALMATGAYINIQDRAGDTNLIHAVKGGHRAVVEALLKKYADVDVMGKDKKTAMYIAVEKGNVNIAKMLLSSNPDLELATKDGDTPLLKAVRSRNAELVQMLLDKKAKVSAADKKGDTALHIAMRARSKAIVEILLRNPKHSQLLYRPNRNGETPYNIDVNHPKTILGQIFGARRLNTNEDNENMLGYDLYSSALADILSEPSLSMPITVGLYAKWGSGKSFLLSKLREEMKNFAREWVDPVFQFTSLLFLVLIHITITLGMIFGLSLQSWIVGLVVGLAVLILCYMFLALTWFASKKYDWDWPYNFNVKLTRKLNNLKLVLQILFCHPPGISNNDGVSAHPIRFFFTDQTRVSSTADGKNSIVQMIGSLYDAIENEYGSVATRLYRAFKPKPEKSSSTWTWRKLCCLPYVLIFEIAFLSLTLGVCALTMYLVNVNSSSEMDDFVLQIILICTALLLGVTAVANLYTWSKLLRTVFFSQRRHLQKSISRLETLNSEGFLQTLRQEVTLMKDMVRCLDRLSQQQTRMVIVVDGLDSCEQEKVLLILDTVHMLFSDANTPFIVILAIDPHVIAKAVEINSKRLFSENNIGGHNYLNNMVHLPFYLQNSGLRKVKVAQQTALSHRKNVASTWNENEDNLNSFLARSASCRRLSNENMLMSSRENLKLPGRKGSRKLKLSESIASSIGSNLNKIGGAQDLTKMLLTDDYFSDVNPRSMRRLMNVVYVTGRLLKAFQIDFNWYRLASWINITEQWPFRTSWIIYHYDLYEESLEDSTSLKSIYDKIRPHIPCIKNTEPLMDLDRDEKKFDIFLTFHRSSLLVSDLKIFLPFTINLDPYLKKLIKEETQTLEDEGISFGQAASLNVLHPNNSFTSWPGQQQTHIDWNTPKNSMVNRRAKPHSVAKMAPHSGSMMYPHPSMMSFTPHWQDPTTLHHFQTTPLPSLAPVTALEPEILEHKLSTLNIDGVCKLMQKIQDLDNNSLEQYISVIKKHNVNGKVLLHCDLEELKRLLNMSFGDWEMFKVLLISLREYEVTSLMREDEVVKPASSNKHERKASVTKLQVPGEKDSKMQVDGPPKERKQSVIEKQVTLEEQMICGALQTLNEEACEDVLEETEETKIVIEGDVPQTSVIPPSPDQANNQDWSRGTRSRTNSSSGLVGDTDFVLLQSSPVGHMHWHPVSISIGGHRHSPTASDHSSCSSQPPSPVAERRLSSIRIEDFNKRGRHVVIKTGYTDNTPRVSISSNNSTVLYENMDEKPQQYKTTGSQTKPRPSSLYLIKHEQRHKPSIRNRSKSIDNSQQKKEKKESSFERLHRLKEKLLHSSPELNENASDNESTPLVSEVSTPSKSGQSTEVKTSESNSLVASPVSHKSLSPDQPTKIQTRSEMNLTETTDMSPSIYDDPNDRSITNPSFSPEFHMRPRTMSDCTNSSVSGLDHFQSNYSVHSHSSSSPLSRQNAMESEENLTDVFCDPVSKQ